A DNA window from Siniperca chuatsi isolate FFG_IHB_CAS linkage group LG6, ASM2008510v1, whole genome shotgun sequence contains the following coding sequences:
- the LOC122877263 gene encoding myosin-M heavy chain-like, whose amino-acid sequence MSRQQSQLQNEMEIVKSIRKLTPEERRKECRREMFRELREMEMERRRAALEGLQTCRREKEERDKETERLNRQKERIEEERRQEAKQRDESRANEQKALEKQKQDQLKKERLHWKKVMMVEEEPNTGPRFTLSDLKKEQQWRSDEAELCRLRKVDNEASFKCLTSELKGQEQSKRKTLCNNWVGEQSTDSETDDEKLPPNGSTHTPSTEKASPDFEATPKSTESLLSLQKKQSFGLCFEKYWDQVERRRRREARRLKAEERYAKWAAFKERRQRLLSEQVH is encoded by the exons atgTCAAGACAACAAAGTCAACTCCAGAATGAAATGGAGATTGTTAAGAGTATCAGGAAACTGACcccagaggagagaaggaaagagtgCAGAAGAGAGATGTTTAGAGAGTTGAGGGAAATGGAGATGGAGCGCAGAAGAGCTGCTCTGGAAGGGCTTCAGACGtgcaggagagaaaaagaggaaagagacaaagaaactgAAAGATTGaacaggcagaaagagagaattgaggaggagaggaggcaggaggcCAAACAGCGGGACGAGAGCAGGGCAAATGAGCAAAAGGCCctggagaaacaaaaacaagaccaaCTGAAGAAAGAGAGGCTCCACTGGAAGAaggtgatgatggtggaggaggagcCAAACACAGGGCCCAGATTCACTCTGAGTGATCTGAAAAAggagcagcagtggaggagCGACGAGGCTGAGCTTTGCCGCCTGCGAAAAGTGGACAACGAAGCCAGCTTTAAATGCCTAACCTCCGAGCTGAAGGGCCAGGAGCagagtaaaagaaaaactctGTGCAACAACTGGGTTGGAGAGCAGAGTACAGACAGTGAGACTGACGACGAGAAGCTCCCACCAAATGGCTCCACCCACACCCCCTCCACTGAGAAAGCAAGCCCCGACTTTGAAG CAACACCAAAGTCCACTGAATCCCTGCTGTCGCTGCAGAAGAAGCAGAGCTTTGGACTCTGCTTTGAGAAGTACTGGGATcaggtggagaggaggaggaggagggaggctcGCAGGCTCAAAGCAGAGGAGCGCTATGCAAAGTGGGCCGCCTTCAAGGAGAGGCGCCAGAGACTTTTGTCTGAGCAGGTGCACTGA